In Halorussus limi, a genomic segment contains:
- a CDS encoding archaemetzincin family Zn-dependent metalloprotease, producing the protein MLVDVVPVGDLSAKVKRQASTALRSVYDCDVTIHDSQPVPNGAHDDKRDQYRAEEFIELAGRVGSGEKNIAITPKDLFYRRRNYVFGLAYLDGNGSVISTYRLQTSSDGGFSNRSAGEIFSDRVRKEVVHEIGHTLGLEHCDNKRCVMNFSPTVREVDVKEENLCGSCQRNVL; encoded by the coding sequence ATGCTCGTTGACGTTGTTCCGGTCGGGGACCTCTCTGCAAAAGTCAAGCGGCAGGCTTCGACCGCCCTGCGTTCCGTCTACGACTGCGACGTTACTATCCACGACTCTCAGCCGGTCCCGAACGGGGCACACGACGACAAGCGCGACCAGTACCGCGCCGAGGAGTTCATCGAACTCGCCGGCCGAGTCGGCTCCGGCGAGAAGAACATCGCCATCACGCCCAAGGACCTCTTCTACCGCCGCCGGAACTACGTCTTCGGTCTCGCCTACCTCGACGGCAACGGGAGCGTCATCTCGACCTACCGACTCCAGACTTCCAGCGACGGGGGCTTCTCGAACCGTAGCGCCGGCGAAATCTTCTCGGACCGAGTCCGCAAGGAGGTCGTCCACGAAATCGGCCACACGCTCGGACTGGAACACTGCGACAACAAGCGCTGCGTCATGAACTTCTCGCCGACCGTCCGCGAGGTGGACGTGAAGGAGGAGAACCTCTGCGGGTCGTGCCAGCGAAACGTACTGTAG
- a CDS encoding TIGR01548 family HAD-type hydrolase, which translates to MQADAVVLDIDGVVVDVADSYRRAIVESIERVHGDTIEKDAIQSFKDAGGFNNDWELTYAAALFVLARREGMELDVETFTDRIAAHRAESDDAESADGLDAAEAVVDDALGEAARESARAEWDPERLREVFQQLYLGADLYADIEGADPDLDAPGFIHDEPILLESATLDALGDRSLGIVTGRPADEADIAQRRAGLDVPEDRRFTMDDWEEGKPHPHALVTLAERFDARSVVFVGDTLDDVRTARNAADEDPGREYFGVGVLTGGLTGEEGRRKYEEAGADAVIDSVNDLPDLLE; encoded by the coding sequence ATGCAAGCAGACGCGGTCGTGCTGGACATCGACGGGGTAGTCGTGGACGTGGCCGACTCCTACCGACGCGCCATCGTGGAGTCGATAGAGCGCGTCCACGGCGACACCATCGAGAAGGACGCCATTCAGTCGTTCAAGGACGCCGGCGGGTTCAACAACGACTGGGAACTGACCTACGCCGCGGCCCTGTTCGTCCTCGCGCGCCGAGAGGGGATGGAACTCGACGTGGAGACCTTCACCGACCGAATCGCGGCGCACCGAGCGGAGTCGGACGACGCCGAATCGGCCGACGGCCTCGACGCCGCCGAGGCGGTGGTGGACGACGCACTCGGCGAGGCGGCCCGCGAGAGCGCCCGGGCCGAGTGGGACCCCGAGCGCCTCCGCGAGGTGTTCCAGCAGCTCTACCTCGGCGCGGACCTGTACGCCGACATCGAGGGCGCGGACCCGGACCTCGACGCACCCGGCTTCATCCACGACGAGCCGATTCTGCTCGAATCCGCGACCCTCGACGCGCTGGGCGACCGTTCGCTCGGAATCGTCACCGGCCGCCCGGCAGACGAGGCCGACATCGCCCAGCGCCGGGCGGGTCTCGACGTGCCCGAGGACCGGCGGTTCACGATGGACGACTGGGAGGAGGGCAAGCCTCACCCGCACGCACTCGTCACGCTCGCGGAGCGATTCGACGCCCGTTCGGTCGTCTTCGTCGGCGACACGCTGGACGACGTGCGGACCGCGCGCAACGCCGCCGACGAGGACCCCGGCCGCGAGTACTTCGGCGTCGGCGTGCTGACCGGCGGTCTGACCGGCGAAGAAGGCCGCCGGAAGTACGAGGAGGCCGGCGCGGACGCCGTCATCGACTCGGTGAACGACCTGCCGGACTTGTTGGAGTAG
- a CDS encoding formate/nitrite transporter family protein — MAVAPDPSEIFDRAVEEGERRLDQSMLELVSTSFIAGFTVVFGMIALGIVEGAFEPRFPELAKIAGAIAFGPALVFLVVGRTELFNENFFDPVAKAVDADDSWMVGPLVRLWVVTFVLNLVGGGLFITLLSVEGALTPGAVHVLTRTAEEIIHRRVAAELVKAVTGGALVALLSFLLEAVDSVGSRIPLAYVVGVLLTLGPFDHVIVTILHVFFGMLLGAKIGLSELAVTTAVVTAGNLGGGLGLVTLSHVAQVKGAEESEG, encoded by the coding sequence GTGGCCGTCGCACCCGACCCGTCAGAGATTTTCGACCGAGCGGTCGAGGAGGGCGAGCGCCGCCTCGACCAGTCGATGCTCGAACTGGTCTCGACCAGTTTCATCGCGGGGTTCACCGTCGTCTTCGGGATGATCGCGCTCGGCATCGTCGAAGGCGCGTTCGAGCCGCGATTCCCCGAACTCGCCAAGATAGCGGGAGCCATCGCGTTCGGTCCCGCGCTCGTGTTCCTCGTCGTCGGACGGACCGAACTGTTCAACGAGAACTTCTTCGACCCGGTCGCGAAGGCGGTCGACGCGGACGACTCGTGGATGGTCGGGCCGCTGGTCCGCCTCTGGGTCGTGACCTTCGTCCTCAACCTCGTCGGCGGCGGTCTCTTCATCACCCTGCTGTCCGTGGAGGGAGCGCTGACGCCGGGCGCGGTCCACGTGCTGACGCGGACCGCAGAGGAGATAATCCACCGGCGGGTCGCCGCCGAGCTCGTCAAGGCCGTCACGGGCGGGGCGCTCGTCGCCCTGCTCTCGTTCCTGCTGGAGGCCGTCGACAGCGTCGGGAGTCGCATCCCGCTGGCGTACGTCGTCGGCGTCCTGCTGACGCTCGGCCCCTTCGACCACGTCATCGTCACGATACTCCACGTCTTCTTCGGCATGCTCCTCGGCGCGAAAATCGGTCTCTCCGAGTTGGCGGTCACGACCGCCGTCGTCACGGCGGGGAACCTCGGCGGCGGTCTCGGACTGGTCACGCTGAGCCACGTCGCGCAGGTGAAGGGCGCGGAGGAGTCCGAGGGGTGA
- the npdG gene encoding NADPH-dependent F420 reductase, with translation MRIALLGGTGDIGQALALRWARDTDHEILVGSRDPERARGKADEYETELDSVGVEREVKGFANEMAADRADVVVLAVPAFHVRDLVESIADRIEDADVLVSPAVGMDRDDEGFHYKPPKAGSVTKLVADAAPEGVPVVGAFHNLSADRLANLDVELDLDTLVVGDDEDAVGTVVQLADQIDGLRALKAGGVANAAEVESLTPLLINIAVENEGMHDVGVTFE, from the coding sequence ATGCGAATCGCACTCCTCGGCGGAACCGGCGACATCGGACAGGCCCTCGCGCTCCGGTGGGCGCGAGACACCGACCACGAGATTCTCGTCGGGTCCCGGGACCCCGAGAGGGCACGCGGGAAGGCCGACGAGTACGAGACCGAACTCGACAGCGTCGGCGTCGAGCGCGAAGTCAAGGGGTTCGCCAACGAGATGGCGGCCGACCGGGCCGACGTGGTGGTGCTGGCAGTGCCCGCGTTCCACGTCCGGGACCTCGTGGAATCGATCGCCGACCGCATCGAGGACGCCGACGTGTTGGTCTCCCCCGCGGTCGGGATGGACCGCGACGACGAGGGGTTCCACTACAAGCCCCCGAAGGCCGGGAGCGTCACGAAACTCGTCGCCGACGCCGCGCCCGAAGGCGTGCCGGTAGTCGGCGCCTTCCACAACCTCTCGGCCGACCGCCTCGCGAACCTCGACGTGGAACTCGACCTCGACACGCTAGTCGTCGGCGACGACGAGGACGCGGTCGGAACGGTGGTCCAGTTGGCCGACCAAATCGACGGTCTCCGGGCACTGAAGGCGGGCGGCGTCGCCAACGCGGCCGAAGTCGAGAGCCTGACGCCCCTGCTAATCAACATCGCCGTCGAGAACGAGGGGATGCACGACGTGGGCGTGACCTTCGAGTAG
- a CDS encoding twin-arginine translocase subunit TatC yields MDWSRLGSAVPDALVISFALGALLTPPDPFTQLLYAVPAFLVALSTLWLYGDPSVTPWWRRYLLFVGVIVVVGLAWQATAFAVGLESASGVRSAFTLAGVVFAAWMAYFGGLERLRDREAVSES; encoded by the coding sequence ATGGACTGGTCCCGACTCGGAAGTGCGGTGCCCGACGCCCTCGTGATTTCGTTCGCGCTCGGCGCTCTTCTCACTCCGCCGGACCCCTTCACGCAGTTGCTGTACGCTGTCCCGGCGTTTCTCGTGGCACTCTCGACGCTCTGGCTCTACGGTGACCCGTCGGTCACGCCGTGGTGGCGTCGCTACCTCCTGTTCGTCGGCGTAATCGTCGTCGTCGGACTCGCGTGGCAAGCGACGGCGTTCGCGGTCGGTCTCGAATCCGCCTCCGGCGTCCGCTCCGCGTTCACGCTGGCGGGTGTCGTTTTCGCCGCGTGGATGGCGTACTTCGGCGGACTCGAACGACTCCGCGACCGCGAGGCGGTGAGCGAGTCGTGA
- a CDS encoding UPF0146 family protein has protein sequence MRPPTRRAIVGRLSGFERVVEVGIGNRTDVAAALADAGVAVTATDVRPREVPAGVAFAEDDVLDPDPARYRDADAVYALNLPPELHRPTLEVARRHDAAFLFTTLGGDPPAVPVERETVPGETIFVARE, from the coding sequence GTGCGTCCCCCAACCCGTCGTGCCATCGTCGGCCGATTATCCGGCTTCGAGCGGGTCGTAGAGGTCGGTATCGGCAACCGGACCGACGTGGCCGCCGCGCTGGCCGACGCCGGAGTCGCCGTGACCGCGACCGACGTGCGTCCCCGGGAGGTGCCCGCCGGGGTCGCGTTCGCGGAGGACGACGTTCTCGACCCCGACCCAGCGCGCTACCGGGACGCCGACGCCGTCTACGCGCTGAACCTCCCGCCGGAACTCCACCGGCCGACGCTCGAGGTGGCCCGCCGCCACGACGCCGCGTTCCTGTTCACGACGCTGGGCGGCGACCCGCCCGCGGTTCCGGTCGAACGCGAGACCGTGCCGGGCGAGACGATTTTCGTCGCGCGCGAATGA